From Pelotomaculum schinkii, the proteins below share one genomic window:
- a CDS encoding type I restriction-modification system subunit M — protein MMATTRKDIEAALWRGANTFRGAIDAANYKDYILPMLFVKYLSDTYLEKVDNLKKAYENPVRLQRAIDRLPFVIKEKHSFDWLYDNRYSDNLGELINVALRGIEDDNPSLFAGVFRSIDFNSEAMLGNHKQKNTRLRELLEDFESLDLRPSSIQPEEGKVPADTIGDAYEYMIGEFAGQAGKKAGSFFTPSEVSELMARIVDPKISDTMYDPTCGSGSLLIKTGKTAQAKENNAIKKLTLYGQEMNGSSWSMAKMNMFLHDILDAKILWGDTLANPLHLDSDGNLMQFDVIVANMPFSQDKWAAGFNTGGAMNGKGKEFKMEASLDKYHRFDWGVPPASKGDWAFLLHMIASLKSGGRIAAVAPHGVLFRGASEGRIRQNVIEKNLLDAVIGLPANLFYGTSIPACIIVFKKNRNRDDVLFIDASGKDENGVLRYRKDKNQNRLEPKHIEDIVNAYKNRTDIDKFARVATLDEIKANGYNLNIPRYVDTFAEEALVDIEEVKTNIANIQKELAEVETQMAKYLKELGL, from the coding sequence ATGATGGCGACTACCAGAAAAGATATTGAGGCCGCCCTTTGGAGAGGCGCGAATACATTCAGGGGAGCTATAGACGCGGCTAATTATAAAGATTACATATTGCCGATGCTGTTTGTTAAATATCTTAGCGACACATATTTAGAAAAGGTCGATAACTTAAAAAAAGCATACGAAAACCCCGTGAGGCTGCAAAGGGCCATCGACAGACTCCCGTTTGTGATCAAGGAAAAGCACAGTTTCGACTGGCTCTATGACAACAGATATAGCGATAATCTGGGGGAACTCATCAATGTGGCTTTACGCGGCATAGAAGATGATAATCCCTCATTATTTGCCGGGGTATTCAGAAGTATAGACTTTAATAGTGAAGCTATGTTGGGCAATCACAAGCAAAAAAATACTCGCTTGAGGGAGCTTTTGGAGGATTTTGAGTCCCTTGATTTACGCCCTTCATCTATCCAGCCGGAGGAAGGCAAGGTCCCCGCAGATACCATAGGCGACGCCTACGAATATATGATCGGCGAATTTGCCGGCCAGGCCGGGAAAAAAGCCGGCTCCTTCTTCACACCGTCCGAAGTGTCGGAACTAATGGCGCGTATTGTTGATCCCAAAATAAGCGATACCATGTACGACCCCACCTGCGGCTCCGGCTCCCTGCTCATCAAGACCGGAAAGACCGCCCAGGCCAAGGAAAACAACGCGATCAAAAAACTTACCTTATATGGTCAAGAAATGAATGGATCATCGTGGTCCATGGCGAAAATGAACATGTTTCTCCATGATATTCTGGACGCCAAGATCCTGTGGGGCGATACCCTGGCCAATCCCCTGCACCTGGATTCTGACGGCAATCTTATGCAGTTCGATGTCATTGTGGCCAACATGCCTTTTTCCCAGGACAAATGGGCGGCTGGTTTTAACACCGGCGGGGCAATGAACGGCAAAGGCAAAGAATTCAAGATGGAAGCGTCCCTTGATAAATATCATCGCTTTGATTGGGGCGTACCGCCTGCCAGTAAAGGGGACTGGGCTTTTTTGCTGCATATGATAGCCAGCCTCAAAAGCGGCGGCAGGATTGCCGCGGTAGCTCCCCATGGCGTTTTGTTCAGAGGCGCTTCGGAAGGCCGGATCAGGCAAAACGTCATCGAAAAAAATCTGCTGGACGCGGTTATCGGGCTGCCTGCCAACTTGTTTTACGGTACCAGTATTCCGGCCTGCATCATAGTTTTCAAGAAAAACCGCAATCGTGACGATGTGCTTTTCATTGACGCTTCCGGCAAGGATGAAAATGGCGTCCTCCGCTATAGAAAAGATAAGAACCAAAACCGTCTCGAGCCAAAGCACATCGAGGATATCGTAAACGCCTATAAAAACAGGACAGATATTGATAAATTTGCCCGCGTGGCAACCCTTGATGAGATAAAAGCCAATGGCTACAACTTGAATATTCCACGCTATGTTGATACTTTTGCAGAAGAAGCCCTGGTGGATATTGAAGAGGTAAAAACAAATATTGCAAATATCCAAAAGGAACTTGCCGAAGTTGAAACACAGATGGCCAAATATCTAAAGGAGTTGGGATTGTGA
- a CDS encoding acyl-CoA dehydratase activase produces the protein MRTLGLCIGASTISLVLLDNNAANQIKILDTKTTPHEGNPHGAILRLVDRDLFQSVDRIAVTGRKLRKKLNVSSLSEPEAVEYAYRYLHNSGQEADVIVSAGGETFMAYKLDGTGRVVDVFTGNKCASGTGEFFLQQIKRMDLSVEEAVSIPDLENPYKVAGRCSVFCKSDCTHALNKGAPKERVTAGLCEMMALKVTELLKKTGHERVMVVGGASSNTAMIHFLRKDIPRLYIPEHARCFEALGAALWALEATTKPIHDPEELFSGSEGSFSRLPAIRDFLPKVTFKEAIRQQARSGDDCIVGLDVGSTTTKAVVMRSDDNAILASCYLRTNGDPVKASRNCYREVYHRLDAPVRITGLGVTGSGRQIAGLHALTPAVINEIIAHATAAVFFDPQVDTIFEIGGQDAKYTYITNGVASDYAMNEACSAGTGSFLEEAARESLDIDTGEIGGVALKSERPLNFSDQCAAFISSDIKSAIQEGAAIEDLAAGLVYSICMNYNNRVKGNRTVGQKVFMQGGVCYNRAVPVAMAALTGKEIIVPPEPGLMGAFGVALEVKNKLALGLLQPAEFDLEELAEREVTYAKPFTCNGGREKCDRKCVISMIRIKEKMYPFGGACNKYVNLISDRKNPDAGRLDLVSLREKLVFEKYSLERGRRLLPPNGKTVSINRSLLVNTLFPLYYNFFYALGFEVVLSKEIDAAGMERRGAEFCYPVEIAHGALAASINAGPDIVFLPHVGSMPVENGIDNRVTCPFVQAEPYYLKAAFEELTNQILLCPVLKFDKGYRQELNAFVAVGRQLGIPAKFSKEAFTLAVQAQEDFHHECRETGRSFLAELEQRPEETAVVLFGRPYNAFTRKANMGIPQKFATRGYQVIPHDFLPFGGEEPFEDMFWALGQTILKGARLVKRHPQLFATYITNFSCGPDSFIVTFFRNIMGQKPSLTLELDSHSADAGLDTRVEAFLDVVRSYIEINRDSMLERTKEFRPAVIVMECGQTLVVDSCGNRYPLTHPRVHVVIPSMGDLGSKLLAATLRRLGVRATAAAAPASRESKTGKGYASCKECLPLILTVGSLINYIDSRENEEEILVYFMPTSNGPCRFGQYNILIKSLIEKLRLKDVTQITLTCDNSYAGLGTDFSARAFQAVIISDVLDDIYSAVLTIARDKEKALTVFNKVCDQIIESVEKDSWKGVKETLRRAARALSAIERVQSMEETPKAALVGEIYVRRDAFSRQYLVERLAKQGIILKAAPITEWIYYCDYMVKTNKSGNVSKKELIGSYIEGFFKNSFERTIKGIFARSGFYEAHLVDVDKIIKNAAGLVSPSLTVETILTVGTAITEIVEEVAGVISIGPFGCMPSRIAEAIIGARMDEHKPEIATDKNLVARVMEQYPTLPFLAVETDGNAFPQVIEARLEIFCLQVERLHSRIMEVRGLKTVN, from the coding sequence TTGAGAACACTGGGTTTGTGTATAGGGGCTTCCACCATCAGTTTGGTCTTGCTGGACAATAACGCAGCAAACCAGATCAAGATCCTGGATACGAAGACGACACCGCACGAAGGGAATCCGCACGGAGCCATCTTGCGCTTGGTCGACCGGGATTTATTTCAATCGGTCGATAGAATCGCCGTGACCGGGCGAAAACTGCGAAAAAAGCTGAACGTATCCTCTCTTTCGGAACCGGAAGCGGTTGAATACGCCTACCGCTACCTCCATAATTCCGGTCAGGAAGCAGACGTCATTGTCAGCGCCGGTGGGGAAACCTTCATGGCCTACAAGCTGGACGGCACAGGCCGGGTCGTCGATGTATTTACCGGCAACAAGTGCGCTTCCGGAACCGGTGAGTTTTTTTTGCAGCAGATTAAGAGGATGGACTTGAGCGTCGAGGAAGCGGTTTCTATCCCAGACCTGGAAAACCCGTATAAGGTTGCCGGGCGGTGTTCGGTATTCTGCAAGAGCGACTGCACCCACGCCCTGAACAAAGGCGCGCCAAAAGAGCGGGTAACCGCGGGGCTCTGCGAGATGATGGCGCTTAAGGTAACTGAACTGTTGAAGAAAACCGGGCATGAGAGAGTCATGGTCGTTGGGGGAGCTTCTTCCAACACGGCTATGATTCATTTCCTGCGTAAAGATATCCCCCGGCTTTACATACCGGAGCATGCCAGGTGTTTTGAAGCCCTGGGGGCGGCCCTGTGGGCGTTGGAGGCCACAACCAAACCAATTCACGATCCGGAAGAACTGTTTAGCGGCAGTGAAGGGTCTTTTTCCCGCCTGCCTGCAATCAGAGATTTTCTGCCTAAAGTTACCTTCAAGGAGGCTATCCGCCAACAGGCTCGATCAGGGGATGATTGTATCGTAGGTCTTGACGTGGGATCCACCACAACCAAAGCGGTGGTTATGAGGTCTGACGATAACGCCATCCTGGCCAGCTGCTATCTTCGCACCAACGGGGACCCGGTTAAGGCTTCCCGCAACTGCTACCGGGAGGTTTACCACCGGCTGGACGCGCCGGTGCGTATCACCGGTCTGGGCGTAACCGGCTCGGGCAGGCAGATTGCAGGTCTGCACGCGCTGACCCCGGCCGTGATCAATGAAATCATTGCCCATGCCACGGCCGCCGTCTTTTTTGATCCCCAGGTGGACACCATCTTTGAAATAGGCGGGCAGGACGCCAAGTACACCTATATTACCAACGGTGTCGCCTCCGACTATGCCATGAACGAAGCCTGTTCCGCCGGTACCGGCTCATTCCTGGAAGAGGCGGCAAGGGAGTCCCTGGATATAGACACCGGGGAAATCGGCGGGGTGGCCCTTAAGAGCGAGCGGCCGCTTAACTTCAGCGACCAGTGCGCCGCGTTTATCAGCAGCGACATCAAGAGCGCCATCCAGGAAGGAGCGGCCATCGAGGACCTGGCGGCGGGGCTCGTTTATTCTATATGCATGAATTACAACAACCGGGTTAAAGGCAACCGTACGGTTGGCCAGAAGGTGTTCATGCAGGGAGGGGTCTGCTACAACCGGGCCGTCCCGGTGGCCATGGCGGCTCTCACCGGCAAGGAGATTATCGTGCCCCCCGAGCCGGGGCTCATGGGGGCTTTCGGTGTGGCCCTGGAAGTAAAAAATAAGCTGGCGCTGGGCCTTTTGCAGCCGGCGGAGTTTGATCTGGAGGAACTGGCGGAGCGCGAGGTTACCTACGCCAAGCCTTTTACCTGCAACGGCGGCAGGGAAAAATGCGACCGCAAATGTGTGATCAGCATGATCCGCATTAAAGAAAAAATGTATCCCTTCGGGGGGGCATGCAATAAGTACGTCAACCTGATCAGTGACCGGAAGAACCCTGACGCAGGTAGACTCGACCTTGTCAGCTTGCGTGAAAAGCTGGTATTTGAAAAGTACAGTCTGGAGCGGGGCCGGCGCCTCTTGCCCCCCAACGGTAAGACTGTGTCTATCAACCGGTCGCTGCTGGTCAACACGCTGTTCCCGCTTTACTATAACTTTTTTTACGCATTGGGCTTTGAGGTGGTGTTAAGTAAAGAGATCGACGCCGCAGGTATGGAGAGAAGGGGCGCGGAATTTTGCTACCCCGTAGAGATTGCGCACGGGGCGCTGGCCGCTTCAATCAATGCCGGCCCGGACATCGTATTCCTGCCTCATGTGGGTTCCATGCCGGTGGAGAACGGGATTGACAACAGGGTTACCTGCCCGTTTGTCCAGGCGGAGCCATATTACCTCAAAGCTGCTTTTGAAGAGTTGACAAACCAAATACTATTGTGCCCCGTGCTTAAATTTGACAAGGGCTACCGGCAGGAGCTTAATGCGTTCGTGGCTGTGGGAAGGCAGCTGGGTATCCCGGCCAAATTTTCCAAGGAAGCTTTTACCCTGGCTGTCCAGGCTCAAGAGGACTTTCATCATGAATGCCGTGAAACCGGCAGGAGCTTCCTGGCCGAACTGGAACAGCGCCCGGAGGAAACCGCGGTGGTACTGTTCGGCAGGCCTTACAACGCCTTTACCAGAAAGGCCAATATGGGTATTCCGCAGAAGTTTGCCACCAGGGGTTACCAGGTAATCCCCCACGATTTCCTGCCCTTTGGAGGTGAGGAGCCCTTTGAAGACATGTTCTGGGCGCTGGGACAGACCATTCTAAAAGGCGCCAGGCTTGTCAAACGACACCCGCAGCTGTTTGCCACCTATATTACCAACTTCAGCTGCGGCCCGGATTCCTTTATCGTAACTTTCTTCAGAAACATTATGGGGCAAAAGCCTTCACTGACGCTGGAACTGGACAGCCACTCGGCGGACGCCGGGCTGGACACAAGGGTTGAGGCCTTTTTGGACGTGGTCAGGAGCTATATTGAAATCAACCGCGACAGCATGCTGGAGCGCACAAAAGAATTTCGCCCGGCGGTGATCGTTATGGAATGCGGGCAGACCCTGGTGGTTGATTCGTGTGGAAACAGGTACCCCTTAACCCACCCCAGGGTCCATGTGGTCATCCCGTCCATGGGAGATTTGGGATCAAAACTTTTGGCCGCCACCTTAAGGCGCTTGGGCGTCAGGGCCACAGCAGCCGCGGCGCCGGCCTCCAGGGAGTCGAAAACCGGTAAAGGGTACGCCTCCTGCAAGGAGTGCCTGCCCCTGATCCTGACCGTCGGCAGCCTGATCAACTATATCGACAGCAGGGAGAATGAAGAGGAAATCCTGGTTTACTTCATGCCGACTTCCAATGGACCCTGCCGGTTTGGACAATATAACATCCTCATTAAAAGCCTGATAGAAAAGCTGCGGCTTAAAGATGTAACCCAGATAACGCTCACCTGTGACAACAGTTACGCCGGCCTGGGGACGGACTTTTCCGCCAGGGCCTTTCAGGCGGTAATCATATCAGACGTTTTGGACGATATCTACAGCGCGGTACTGACCATTGCCAGGGATAAGGAAAAGGCTCTGACTGTTTTCAATAAAGTATGCGATCAAATAATTGAAAGCGTTGAGAAAGACAGCTGGAAGGGTGTAAAGGAAACGCTGAGGCGGGCAGCCCGCGCTCTCAGTGCCATTGAAAGAGTGCAATCCATGGAGGAGACTCCCAAAGCGGCCCTGGTCGGTGAGATTTACGTCAGGAGGGACGCTTTCTCCAGGCAGTACCTGGTGGAGAGGCTGGCCAAGCAGGGTATAATTCTCAAAGCAGCCCCGATAACTGAATGGATTTATTACTGTGATTACATGGTCAAGACCAACAAGAGCGGCAATGTCAGTAAGAAAGAGCTTATCGGCAGCTACATCGAGGGGTTTTTTAAAAATTCTTTTGAGCGTACCATCAAAGGTATCTTTGCCCGGTCCGGCTTCTACGAGGCCCACCTGGTCGATGTCGACAAGATTATCAAAAACGCCGCCGGCCTGGTCAGCCCGAGCCTGACGGTGGAGACAATTCTGACCGTAGGTACCGCCATCACGGAAATTGTGGAAGAGGTGGCCGGGGTTATTTCCATCGGGCCGTTTGGCTGCATGCCCAGCAGGATCGCCGAAGCAATAATCGGCGCCAGAATGGATGAGCATAAACCCGAAATCGCGACAGACAAAAACCTGGTGGCCAGGGTTATGGAGCAGTACCCGACACTGCCGTTTTTGGCTGTGGAGACAGACGGGAACGCATTTCCCCAGGTCATCGAGGCCAGACTGGAAATATTCTGCCTGCAGGTGGAAAGGCTGCACAGCCGGATTATGGAGGTCAGGGGGCTTAAAACTGTTAATTAA
- a CDS encoding type I restriction endonuclease subunit R — protein sequence MPDHTIFDERPESQNRAIKVLEKLGYQYIPRSHAEILRGRLSSVLFPEVLREFLHRQSFVYRGRRTPFSDRTIGKAINDIDVPLFSGLMSASRTIYDLLTSGNSYEEELFDGVRQSFDLKFIDWEQPENNIWQVTDEFSVECSNGKYARPDIVLLVNGIPLVVIECKKSGANVEQGVAQNIRNWQPEYIPHLFKFTQIVMAMNPNTVKYGTCGTLAEYFNTWREKDYQWQQGKCKNVSPDGRVMEQDRAIVSLLSRERLLELIRYFTLYDNNVKKIARYQQFFGIQKAMQRIKGADGQNTKNGVIWHTQGSGKSLTMVMLIKKILADPDLKNSRFVLVNDRINLDKQLRDNFAKTQLSPTRAKTGKGLISLLNNKGETIITTLVHKFDAAAKSRVQITDENIFLLVDESHRSQYGQLHNMMIDVLPNATKIGFTGTPLLKKDKFNTYKRFGPLIDSYPIDRAVEDGVIVPLVYEGRIIPQDVAGEKIDDYLKYIIAPLNHERQEDMKRKWSRFSPLSQTRQRIDMVAFDIHEHFIRFAKPKGFKAILASSSRPAAIDLHKSIKKLGGVKTAVVISPENVKEGEELTPENRKKIRAFFKEEVEPLFSNNYEEYADWAKNSFVGGDDIDMLIVKDMLLTGFDAPIAAVLYVDKPMKEHSLLQAIARVNRVYPGKDFGLIVDYWGIFSKLNTAMDMYSDEKSGMDGYDQADIENAILGAGDQKLKLEAAHQDLWTIFQGKELDRNSSEGWQSVLADDDLRKMFYERLSIYSRLLDLAMGSYALYNAVGYEKVQKYKQDLLHFQKLRGAVLLRYSERVDFGIYEDGIRSLLNNFVLSEPSQIIVEPVSIHDTEGMKAQLEKLDSKAAKGDSIRTRMDRELETCRYDDPLLYEKFSEQVKETLAEYMGSRNDETYLYAMERMADDFKRGYTGHRYPACIDNDSDAKAFYGTIQSIIAGEIKDVSTKLDEAMGQMAIEVKKAIFSRAKVDWRFNVAVNKDMQQALDDLIWDFIEEHGIKLSVDKIDLMLEGLMKTAVSRY from the coding sequence GTGCCCGACCATACCATATTCGATGAACGGCCTGAAAGCCAGAACCGGGCGATTAAGGTCTTGGAAAAATTAGGCTATCAATATATACCCCGTTCCCATGCGGAAATTTTGCGGGGACGGCTTTCCAGTGTTCTGTTTCCTGAAGTGTTACGGGAGTTTTTGCACCGTCAGTCTTTTGTGTACAGAGGCAGGCGAACGCCCTTTTCCGACCGTACCATAGGCAAGGCCATCAATGATATTGATGTGCCGCTTTTTTCTGGTCTGATGTCCGCGAGCAGGACAATTTATGACCTGCTTACCTCCGGCAACAGCTATGAAGAGGAGTTATTTGATGGTGTCCGGCAATCCTTCGACTTAAAATTTATTGATTGGGAACAGCCGGAAAACAATATCTGGCAGGTTACCGATGAATTCTCTGTAGAATGCTCCAACGGCAAATATGCAAGGCCGGATATCGTGCTGCTGGTAAACGGTATTCCCCTGGTGGTGATCGAGTGCAAAAAATCCGGTGCGAATGTGGAGCAGGGCGTCGCCCAAAACATACGCAACTGGCAGCCTGAATATATCCCCCATCTGTTTAAATTTACCCAGATCGTCATGGCCATGAACCCCAACACCGTTAAATACGGCACCTGCGGCACATTGGCCGAATACTTTAATACCTGGCGGGAAAAAGACTATCAATGGCAGCAGGGAAAATGCAAAAATGTCAGCCCCGACGGACGGGTTATGGAGCAGGATCGGGCTATTGTTTCCCTGCTCTCCCGGGAGAGATTGCTGGAACTGATTCGCTATTTCACCCTGTATGATAACAATGTCAAAAAAATAGCCCGTTATCAGCAGTTCTTCGGTATCCAAAAAGCCATGCAGCGCATAAAAGGCGCAGATGGCCAGAATACCAAAAACGGCGTGATTTGGCATACACAAGGCAGCGGTAAATCTCTGACCATGGTCATGCTGATTAAAAAAATCCTGGCTGATCCGGATCTTAAAAACTCCCGTTTTGTTTTGGTTAACGACCGGATCAATCTGGATAAACAGCTTCGGGATAACTTTGCCAAGACCCAGCTCAGCCCAACCAGGGCCAAAACCGGCAAGGGCTTGATTTCACTTTTAAATAACAAAGGCGAAACCATCATTACCACCCTTGTGCATAAATTCGACGCAGCGGCAAAAAGCAGGGTTCAGATCACAGACGAAAATATTTTCTTGCTGGTGGACGAGAGCCACCGCAGCCAGTATGGCCAGCTGCACAACATGATGATTGACGTATTGCCGAATGCGACAAAAATTGGATTCACCGGCACGCCTCTGCTCAAGAAAGACAAGTTCAACACTTATAAAAGGTTTGGTCCGCTTATTGACAGTTACCCCATTGACCGGGCAGTTGAAGACGGTGTGATCGTTCCCCTGGTATACGAGGGCAGAATCATCCCCCAGGATGTGGCCGGCGAGAAGATAGACGATTACCTCAAATACATCATCGCGCCGCTGAATCATGAGCGGCAGGAAGATATGAAGCGCAAGTGGAGCCGCTTTTCCCCCCTGTCTCAGACACGCCAGCGTATCGACATGGTGGCTTTTGATATCCATGAGCATTTCATTCGTTTCGCCAAACCAAAGGGCTTTAAAGCAATACTGGCGTCCTCATCCCGCCCGGCCGCCATTGACCTGCATAAATCCATAAAGAAGCTTGGCGGGGTAAAAACAGCGGTGGTGATATCACCCGAAAATGTTAAGGAGGGTGAAGAGCTCACGCCTGAAAACAGGAAGAAAATCAGGGCCTTTTTCAAAGAGGAGGTCGAGCCCCTCTTCAGCAACAATTACGAGGAATATGCGGACTGGGCCAAGAACAGTTTCGTTGGCGGCGACGACATCGATATGCTGATCGTCAAAGATATGCTGCTGACCGGTTTTGACGCGCCCATCGCCGCCGTCCTGTATGTAGATAAACCCATGAAGGAACATTCATTGCTGCAGGCCATCGCCCGCGTCAACCGCGTGTATCCCGGCAAGGACTTTGGGCTCATCGTTGATTATTGGGGTATTTTCAGCAAGCTGAACACTGCCATGGATATGTACTCGGACGAAAAATCCGGTATGGATGGATATGATCAGGCTGATATCGAAAATGCAATTCTTGGCGCCGGTGATCAAAAGCTCAAGCTGGAAGCAGCCCATCAGGATTTATGGACAATATTTCAAGGAAAAGAATTGGACCGGAACAGCTCCGAGGGCTGGCAAAGCGTGTTGGCAGATGATGATTTGAGAAAGATGTTTTATGAAAGACTTTCAATATATTCACGCTTATTGGATTTGGCCATGGGAAGCTACGCGCTTTACAATGCTGTCGGATACGAGAAGGTCCAGAAATACAAGCAAGACTTGCTTCATTTCCAAAAACTCCGTGGAGCAGTTTTGCTGCGTTACAGTGAAAGAGTTGATTTCGGTATATATGAAGACGGCATTCGCAGCCTGCTGAATAACTTTGTGCTTTCCGAACCAAGCCAAATCATTGTTGAACCCGTTTCCATCCACGATACCGAAGGCATGAAAGCGCAGCTTGAAAAATTGGATAGTAAAGCCGCCAAAGGGGACTCCATTCGTACCCGCATGGATAGAGAACTGGAAACCTGCCGCTACGATGACCCTTTACTGTACGAGAAGTTTTCCGAGCAGGTCAAGGAAACCCTTGCTGAATACATGGGATCAAGAAATGATGAAACTTATCTATATGCTATGGAGAGAATGGCGGATGATTTCAAAAGAGGCTACACCGGTCACCGCTATCCCGCCTGCATAGACAATGATAGTGACGCCAAGGCCTTTTACGGGACGATTCAGAGCATCATTGCCGGGGAAATAAAGGACGTTTCAACCAAATTAGATGAAGCTATGGGACAAATGGCCATTGAGGTTAAAAAGGCAATTTTCAGCCGGGCCAAGGTGGACTGGCGTTTTAATGTGGCGGTTAATAAAGACATGCAGCAAGCGCTGGACGACCTTATTTGGGATTTTATCGAAGAACACGGGATCAAACTGTCTGTTGATAAAATTGATCTAATGCTTGAAGGACTCATGAAAACTGCAGTGAGCAGGTATTAG
- a CDS encoding restriction endonuclease subunit S, whose product MQSGNKHSIIRRHYASYPDDWIITELGELLERVVKPVEVIPDHEYREIGIRSHGKGLFHKEPVTGSGLGNKSVFWVEVDCLIINIVFAWEQAVGITTTHEKGMIASHRFPMWQSKGNVELHYLLRFFLTPFGRHLLELASPGGAGRNKTLVQDEFNKTLVCIPSNIKEQQKIVKILSTWDNAIELKEQLIAEKKRQKQWLMQNLMTGRKRLPGFSGDWQRVRLGDVCKNVFGGGTPPRNIEHYYKGSIPWVTVKDLDGVQQKYDSIEHITIDAVQQSTSKIIQKGNLIVATRMGLGRGFINMVDMAINQDMKGIILDDKLVSTEFAYYSFIELGSNLERLGNGSTVKGIDLQTLLKMTFNLPPLPEQAAIAKILSTADREISLHEKQLDEIKKQKNALIQLLLAGIVRVNALEVS is encoded by the coding sequence ATGCAAAGCGGCAACAAGCATTCTATCATAAGGAGGCATTACGCAAGTTATCCGGACGACTGGATCATAACTGAATTGGGTGAGTTGCTCGAAAGGGTGGTAAAGCCCGTAGAAGTCATTCCTGATCATGAATACCGGGAAATTGGTATCCGTTCTCATGGAAAAGGTCTGTTTCATAAAGAACCCGTTACAGGAAGCGGCCTGGGGAATAAATCCGTTTTTTGGGTTGAGGTGGACTGTTTAATTATTAATATTGTTTTTGCCTGGGAGCAAGCCGTAGGAATTACTACAACCCATGAAAAAGGAATGATTGCTTCGCACAGATTCCCAATGTGGCAGTCAAAAGGAAATGTGGAGTTACACTATTTACTGAGGTTTTTTTTGACACCGTTCGGCAGGCATCTTCTTGAATTGGCCTCACCTGGTGGAGCAGGGAGAAATAAGACGCTCGTCCAGGACGAATTCAATAAAACCCTGGTCTGTATACCTTCAAATATTAAAGAACAACAAAAAATTGTTAAAATCCTCTCAACCTGGGATAACGCCATCGAATTAAAAGAACAGCTTATCGCCGAGAAAAAGCGGCAGAAGCAATGGCTAATGCAGAATCTGATGACAGGAAGAAAACGCCTCCCCGGCTTTAGCGGTGATTGGCAAAGGGTAAGATTGGGGGATGTGTGCAAAAATGTTTTTGGTGGTGGAACGCCGCCAAGAAACATTGAGCATTATTATAAGGGAAGCATCCCATGGGTTACAGTAAAAGATTTGGACGGGGTACAACAAAAATACGATTCTATTGAACATATCACCATAGATGCGGTCCAGCAAAGCACTTCAAAAATTATACAAAAAGGCAATCTGATAGTTGCAACCAGAATGGGATTAGGACGGGGTTTTATTAACATGGTTGATATGGCAATCAATCAAGATATGAAAGGCATTATACTTGATGATAAATTAGTATCTACTGAGTTCGCATATTATAGTTTTATTGAACTCGGAAGCAATTTAGAAAGACTAGGCAATGGTTCTACAGTTAAAGGGATAGATCTGCAAACACTACTTAAAATGACATTTAATCTCCCTCCCCTACCTGAGCAAGCCGCCATCGCCAAAATTTTATCCACAGCAGATCGTGAGATTAGCCTACACGAAAAACAGCTTGATGAGATAAAAAAGCAGAAAAACGCCCTGATACAGCTGTTACTAGCTGGAATAGTGAGAGTCAATGCACTGGAGGTGTCTTGA
- a CDS encoding HNH endonuclease: MTHQPNRTLLNEPFDELKILAVWSKATIIPKHNQNELRKDQCGVWIKFTDYGNLNSEYGWEIDHVQPVAKGGTDELKNLQPLHWRNNRGKGDDWPDWTCSFQSGK; this comes from the coding sequence ATGACACATCAACCAAACCGCACGTTGCTGAACGAACCTTTTGATGAGTTAAAGATACTGGCAGTCTGGAGCAAAGCAACCATCATCCCCAAACACAACCAAAACGAGCTTAGGAAAGACCAGTGCGGCGTGTGGATAAAATTCACCGATTACGGCAACCTCAACTCTGAATACGGCTGGGAAATCGACCATGTGCAGCCGGTAGCCAAAGGCGGAACAGATGAACTAAAAAACCTCCAGCCGCTGCATTGGCGCAACAACCGGGGCAAAGGCGACGACTGGCCGGATTGGACGTGTTCTTTTCAATCAGGGAAATAG